CAATTAGTGCAGATCAGCAAGGTTTTGTGCAGCCCAGTTTGGAAGCAACTGGCTTCATACAACCTGGCACAGAACAGCATGATTTGATCCAGTCTGGCAGATTTCAGCATGCTGTGGTGCAGCCTGGTGCATATCAGCCTGGCTTGGTCCAACCTGGTGCAGATCAGCGTGGTTTGGTCCGGCCTGGAATGGATCAGTCTGATTTGGCCCAACCTGGTAGAGATCAGCATCGTTTGATCCAGCCTGGCACAGGTCAGCATGATTTGGCCCAATCTGGCACAGGTCAGGGTGGCTTGGTACAGCCTGGTGTAGATCAGCTTGGCATGGTCCAACCTGGTGCAGATCTGCATGGTTTGGTCCAGCCTGGAATGGATCAGTCTGGTTTGGCCCAACCTGGTAGAGATCAGCATGGTTTGGTCCAATCTGGCACAGGTCAGGGTGGCTTGGTACAGCCTGGTGTAGATCAGCCTGGCATGGTCCAACCTGGTGCAGATCAGCATGGTTTGGTGCAGATTGGTGCATATCCACCTGGTTTGGTACAGCCTGGCATGGATCAGCATGGTTTAATACAATCTGGTGCATTTCCCAGTGGCTGGATACAGCCTGATGTGTATCTACCTGGACTGGTACAGCCTGGTACATATCCACATGGTTTGGTACAGCCTGGTGCAGATCCACGTAGTTTGGTCCAACCTGGTATAGATCAACGTGGTTTGGTTCAGCTAGGAGCTGACCAATATGGTTTTGTGCAGCCTGGCATAGATCAGCTTGGTTTGGTGCAACGTGGTGCAGATCAGCAAGGTTTAGTCCAGTCTGGTGCAGTTCAGTATGGTGTGGTCCAACCTGGAATGGATCAGCATGGTTTGGCACAACCTGGTGCACTTCAGAGTAGTTTGGGGCAACCTGGTGCAGTTCAGCATGGTTTCGTCCAACCTGGAGTGGATCAGCGTGGTTTGGTACAACCTGATTCACTTCAGCGTGTCTTGGTACAACCTGGTGCAGTTCAGCCTGGTCTGGTCCAACCTGGAGTGGATCAGCATGGTTTGGTACAACCTGGTGCAGTTCAGCCTGGTCTCGTCCAACCTGGAGTGGATCAGCGTGGTTTGGTACAACCTGGTGCAGTTCAGCCTGGTCTGGTCCAACCTGGAGTGGATCAGCGTGGTTTGGTGCAACCTGATTCACTTCAGCGTGCCTTGGTAAAACCTGGTGCAGTTCAGCCTGGTCTGGTCCAACCTGGAGTGGATCAGCATGGTTTGGTACAACCTGGTGCAGATCAGCCTGGTCTGGTCCAACCTGGAGTGGATCAGCGTGGTTTGGTACAACCTGGTGCAGATCAGCGTGGTTTGGTACAACCTGGTGCAGATCAGAGTGGTTTGGCACAAGTTGGTGCAGTTCAGCATAGTTTGGTGCAACCTGGTGCGGATCAGCGTGGTTTGGGCCAACCTGGTG
This genomic stretch from Theropithecus gelada isolate Dixy unplaced genomic scaffold, Tgel_1.0 HiC_scaffold_796, whole genome shotgun sequence harbors:
- the LOC112618020 gene encoding glutamine-rich protein 2-like, producing the protein GSETLMGFSKRRGFTSLTSPDGTLSGASTKQPSIDQALDSAGGLGPDQTASGSGGAAHPSEGVISREQSRGPSGTGKQQQPRARDEAGMPRLHQSSVLQFKPDSDRRRSREKLTSTLPRRDERDARPGPVQQDLTSAREQPSRVPASQSQVHLRSDRRGLEPTGMDQPGLVHAGTYLHGVVPLSMGQLRVPPPEMDDQEWGRLVMDEQRMLPPSVPGRDQQGLELPSTDQHGLVSVGAYQHGMVLPGIDQRSMEPLGMDQRGFIISGMGQQGLVAPGVDQQGLILPVIDQHGLILPFTDQHGLVSPGLMPISADQQGFVQPSLEATGFIQPGTEQHDLIQSGRFQHAVVQPGAYQPGLVQPGADQRGLVRPGMDQSDLAQPGRDQHRLIQPGTDLHGLVQPGMDQSGLAQPGRDQHGLVQSGTGQGGLVQPGVDQPGMVQPGADQHGLVQIGAYPPGLVQPGMDQPGLVQPGTYPHGLVQPGADPRSLVQPGIDQRGLVQLGADQYGFVQPGIDQLGLVQRGADQQGLVQSGAVQYGVVQPGMDQHGLAQPGALQSSLGQPGAVQHGFVQPGVDQRGLVQPDSLQRVLVQPGAVQPGLVQPGVDQHGLVQPGAVQPGLVQPGVDQRGLVQPGAVQPGLVQPGVDQRGLVQPDSLQRALVKPGAVQPGLVQPGVDQHGLVQPGADQPGLVQPGVDQRGLVQPGADQRGLVQPGADQSGLAQVGAVQHSLVQPGADQRGLGQPGADQHGLGQPGADQRGLGQPGMDERGLISVVWCNLVQISVVWCNLEWISVVWCNLVRISVLWSNLEWISVVWSNLVKFSVIWSNLEWISVVWSNLEWISV